A genomic window from Microvirga sp. TS319 includes:
- a CDS encoding calcium-binding protein, with product MATFTWSGSYGFDLRDLDLSGLADAYDYTRTSTVFAARYDAKGSFRDEFRGTGFAYDRDGVPVSGTVKSYAAIASGKKVGFIDGLNISVKSLVAAAMTYSTADDLKIFKSALAGNDRLTGGASGDKLEGFGGNDILYGKAGADKLYGGAGADTFVFKSTGDSTVSASGRDTIFDFTPSQKDRIDLHVIDANKKAAGDQAFSFIGSQSFHKKAGELRYEKYGTGVLVSGDVNGDGQADFSIYVKGLSTLSKAYFIL from the coding sequence ATGGCGACGTTTACTTGGTCGGGATCGTACGGCTTTGACCTGAGAGATCTCGATCTTTCCGGGCTTGCCGATGCCTATGACTACACGCGCACGTCCACCGTGTTCGCGGCCCGGTACGACGCCAAGGGGTCCTTCCGGGACGAGTTTCGCGGGACCGGATTCGCCTATGACCGCGACGGCGTTCCCGTCTCCGGAACCGTCAAGAGCTATGCCGCCATCGCGTCCGGTAAGAAAGTCGGCTTCATCGACGGCCTCAACATTTCCGTGAAATCGCTCGTCGCCGCCGCAATGACCTATTCCACGGCAGACGACCTCAAGATCTTCAAATCCGCTCTCGCCGGCAACGACCGGCTCACAGGCGGCGCCTCCGGAGACAAGCTGGAAGGCTTCGGCGGCAACGACATCCTTTACGGGAAGGCAGGGGCCGACAAGCTCTATGGCGGAGCCGGGGCAGACACCTTTGTCTTCAAGTCAACGGGCGACAGCACGGTCTCCGCTTCCGGGCGCGACACGATCTTCGACTTCACGCCATCTCAGAAGGACAGGATCGACCTGCACGTGATCGACGCCAACAAGAAGGCCGCCGGCGATCAGGCCTTCAGCTTCATCGGCTCTCAATCCTTCCATAAGAAGGCGGGTGAGCTGCGCTATGAGAAATATGGAACCGGGGTCCTCGTCAGCGGAGACGTGAACGGCGACGGCCAGGCCGATTTTTCCATCTATGTGAAAGGCCTTTCGACCCTTTCGAAAGCCTATTTCATTCTGTGA
- a CDS encoding DUF192 domain-containing protein, translating to MIASAGAVYAQAMEALSITTQGGQKHGFQVEVARNDADRAQGLMFRRSMAADHGMLFDFGRVEPVSMWMQNTYLPLDMLFIRQDGTIARVAANTEPLSTRTISSGEPVLAVLELNAGTAARLGIKPGDKVEHPLFRR from the coding sequence GTGATCGCCTCGGCCGGAGCGGTCTATGCCCAGGCGATGGAGGCCTTGTCGATCACGACCCAGGGAGGCCAGAAGCATGGCTTCCAGGTCGAGGTCGCCCGTAACGACGCCGACCGGGCCCAGGGGCTGATGTTCCGCCGCTCCATGGCGGCCGACCACGGCATGCTCTTCGATTTCGGCCGGGTCGAGCCGGTCTCCATGTGGATGCAGAACACCTATCTGCCCCTCGACATGCTGTTCATCCGGCAGGACGGCACGATCGCGCGCGTCGCGGCCAATACGGAGCCGTTATCGACCCGCACCATTTCCTCCGGCGAGCCCGTTCTGGCCGTCCTGGAGCTGAATGCCGGCACCGCGGCCCGGCTGGGCATCAAGCCGGGCGACAAGGTGGAGCACCCGCTTTTCAGACGGTGA
- a CDS encoding cold-shock protein, with product MTSDFGSNSFNLREESSSFDQGRREVAQAPAEEHSLELIHVSGRIKWFDVAKGFGFIVPDNGMPDVLLHVTCLRRDGYQAANEGARIVVEAVQRPRGLQAFRVLSLDESTALHPSELPLPRTHVQVVPTSGLEPAVVKWFNRLRGFGFLTQGEGKPDIFVHMETLRRYGIAELKPGERVFVRFGDGSKGLMAAEVRLAEMALPHSH from the coding sequence ATGACTAGCGATTTCGGCTCTAACTCCTTCAATCTCCGAGAGGAAAGCTCCTCTTTCGATCAAGGTCGCCGTGAGGTCGCTCAGGCCCCCGCGGAGGAGCATTCCCTCGAACTCATTCATGTGAGCGGCCGGATCAAATGGTTCGACGTCGCCAAGGGCTTCGGTTTCATCGTCCCCGACAACGGCATGCCCGATGTTCTGCTGCATGTGACATGCCTGCGCCGGGACGGTTATCAGGCCGCCAACGAGGGGGCCCGGATCGTGGTCGAGGCCGTTCAGCGCCCGCGCGGCCTTCAGGCCTTCCGGGTCCTGTCGCTCGATGAGTCGACGGCCCTGCATCCGTCCGAGCTTCCGCTGCCGCGCACGCACGTCCAGGTGGTGCCGACGAGCGGCCTCGAGCCGGCCGTGGTGAAATGGTTCAACCGTCTGCGCGGGTTCGGCTTCCTGACGCAGGGGGAGGGCAAGCCCGACATCTTCGTGCACATGGAGACGCTTCGACGCTATGGCATCGCCGAGCTGAAGCCCGGTGAGCGGGTCTTTGTGCGCTTCGGCGACGGTTCGAAGGGCCTCATGGCCGCCGAGGTCCGCCTGGCTGAGATGGCTCTGCCGCACTCCCACTGA
- a CDS encoding NAD-dependent deacetylase, producing MIHDARMVVGFTGAGISTESGIPDFRSPGSPWLSNKPISFELFLRSIEARREAWRRKFVMDDLYRGARPSQGHLGMAALVASGRMPAVITQNIDGLHQASGLSDEQVIELHGNGTFARCLSCGRRHELDWIRSRFEASGDPPACVQCGGVLKSATISFGQSMPEEAMRRARTAMARCDLCLVVGSSLVVYPAAAFPAFAKENGARLVIVNREPTPLDDEADLVIRAEIGPILSVFLS from the coding sequence ATGATTCACGACGCCAGGATGGTGGTCGGCTTTACCGGGGCGGGCATCTCGACGGAGAGCGGCATTCCGGACTTCCGGTCCCCCGGCAGTCCCTGGCTGAGCAACAAGCCGATCTCCTTCGAGCTCTTTCTCCGGAGTATCGAAGCGCGGCGCGAGGCCTGGCGCCGGAAATTCGTCATGGACGATCTCTATCGCGGCGCGCGGCCCAGCCAGGGGCATCTCGGCATGGCCGCGCTCGTGGCCTCGGGCCGCATGCCGGCGGTGATCACACAGAATATCGACGGCCTTCATCAAGCCTCTGGCCTCTCGGACGAGCAGGTCATCGAGCTTCACGGCAATGGAACCTTTGCGAGATGCCTGTCCTGCGGGCGCCGCCACGAGCTCGACTGGATCAGGAGCCGTTTCGAGGCGAGCGGGGACCCTCCCGCCTGCGTCCAATGCGGGGGCGTTCTGAAATCCGCAACGATTTCCTTCGGGCAGTCCATGCCGGAAGAAGCCATGCGCAGGGCCCGGACGGCCATGGCGCGCTGCGATCTCTGCCTCGTGGTCGGATCGTCCCTGGTGGTCTACCCGGCCGCGGCTTTCCCGGCCTTCGCCAAGGAGAACGGAGCCCGTCTCGTGATCGTCAATCGGGAGCCGACCCCGCTCGACGACGAGGCCGATCTGGTGATCCGTGCAGAAATTGGGCCCATCCTGTCGGTATTTCTGTCGTAA
- a CDS encoding heparan-alpha-glucosaminide N-acetyltransferase yields MTDELSRAGATWRRASADASAGHPPAATFQRWDAIDVARGVAILAMIVYHFGWDLSFLQLIETNVLQIPAWRWFARGIAGSFLLLAGVGLALAHLQGFRRSAFLRRLLTVGGAALAVTLVTYFVFPDSYIFFGILHCIAVSSVLALPFLRLPPAITLLVAAFCLAAPFLFTSAALDAPSLDWLGLGASDPVTNDYVPIFPWFGMVLIGVALGKALVPRAGAWPLARWRARDPLSRFLVLAGRKSLPIYLLHQLVLLALLSGILQVTGPNPRAEARPFMNDCVASCLRENVPAATCSSVCSCTVDRLRQDDLWQKALSGAMTEDERTRMSRMAQQCLRRDPS; encoded by the coding sequence GTGACCGACGAACTTTCCCGCGCCGGAGCCACCTGGAGGCGCGCCTCGGCCGACGCATCGGCGGGGCACCCTCCCGCAGCCACGTTCCAGCGGTGGGACGCCATCGATGTCGCCCGCGGCGTCGCGATCCTCGCCATGATCGTTTATCACTTCGGCTGGGATCTGAGCTTCCTGCAGCTCATCGAAACCAACGTTCTTCAGATTCCGGCATGGCGATGGTTCGCGCGGGGAATCGCCGGTTCCTTTCTGCTGCTCGCCGGAGTGGGACTGGCCCTCGCCCATCTGCAGGGCTTCCGTCGATCCGCCTTCCTGAGACGCCTCCTGACAGTCGGAGGCGCGGCCTTGGCCGTTACCCTCGTCACCTACTTCGTCTTTCCCGACAGCTACATCTTCTTCGGCATCCTGCATTGCATCGCGGTTTCGAGCGTGCTCGCGCTCCCCTTCCTGCGGCTGCCCCCTGCCATCACCCTACTGGTCGCCGCATTCTGCCTCGCGGCGCCCTTTCTTTTCACGAGCGCCGCTCTGGACGCGCCCTCTCTCGACTGGCTGGGCCTCGGCGCCTCGGACCCCGTGACCAACGACTACGTTCCCATCTTTCCATGGTTCGGCATGGTTCTGATCGGGGTCGCACTCGGCAAGGCGCTGGTGCCGCGCGCGGGCGCATGGCCCCTGGCGCGCTGGCGGGCGCGGGATCCGCTGTCGCGCTTCCTCGTCTTGGCCGGACGAAAGAGCCTCCCGATCTACCTTCTTCACCAGCTGGTGCTGCTCGCGCTTCTCTCCGGCATTCTGCAGGTCACCGGCCCGAACCCGAGGGCCGAAGCGCGGCCCTTCATGAATGACTGCGTGGCCTCCTGCCTGAGGGAGAATGTTCCTGCGGCCACGTGCAGTTCCGTCTGCTCCTGCACGGTCGATCGGCTGCGCCAGGACGATCTGTGGCAAAAGGCTCTGAGCGGCGCGATGACCGAGGATGAGAGAACCCGGATGTCCCGCATGGCCCAGCAATGTCTGCGGCGCGATCCCTCCTGA